Genomic DNA from Alicyclobacillus fastidiosus:
TAGCCGCGGCTGCGTCGCGATCGCAATTCGATCCCGGAAAGACAATCACAGCCCACTTCATGAGAGGGCGACCTCCTTCAGGGTGTAGGCGTACGTCTCCATGACAGGATTCGATAAGACGCGTTCACACATCTCCTCAACCCGCGTCTTCGCTTGCTGTTCGGACTCTCCTTGCACGGTCAAATGCATGTATTTGCCGATGCGCAAGTCACTTGCCTCACTGTAGCCGAGCGTGTGGAGAGCTTGTTCTACCGCGTGACCTTGCGGATCGAATACAGATGGTTTGAGCCAGATGCGAACTTCCACTTCGTACGTCTTCACGTTGACGACCCCTTTCACGTTGTGCGTGCGGTATGTGGCAGCGAATTAAGAGATGGCCGTGAGTCGAGCGAACACCTCTTGGTAGGCGTCCTCCACGTCCCCTAAATCCTGTCGAAATCGATCCTTATCCAACTTTTTGCGCGTTTCGCTGTCCCAGAGGCGGCAGGTATCCGGGGAGATCTCGTCGGCCAGGACGATGCTCCCGTCAGTCGCTTTGCCGAATTCGAGCTTAAAGTCCACCAGAATGAGCTGGCACGCTGCAAATTTCGCCTGCAAAAGGCGGTTGATGGTCAGCGCCTGTTCCCGAAGCAACGCCAATTCGGAACTCGTCGCAAGCCCCAAAACGAGCGCGTGGTCATCGGTGATGAGGGGATCGCCCAAGTCGTCGTTCTTCAAGTAGAACTCGACGATTGGATGTGGCAGATCCTCGCCTTCCGCAACGCCAAGACGCTTGGAGAAGGTGCCCGCGGCGATGTTCCGAACGACGACCTCAATAGGTACAATTTGTACCTTCTTGACGAGCGTCTCCCGCTCGGAGAGCTGTTCGACCAGGTGTGTGCGCAGGCCGTTGGCTTCAAGGTAGGCAAACAATAAGTTGCTCATCTGGTTGTTGATTGCGCCTTTCCCTGCGATTTGCCCGCGCTTTACGCCGTTAAACGCCGTGGCGTCGTCCTTGTAACTCACTTTCACAACTTCTTGGTCGTCTGTGGCGTACACTTTCTTTGCCTTTCCTTCATAAAGCAGCGTGTCGACGGTCATGGTGTATCGCTCCTTTTCAATGGGCAGCTACCTGTGACTTGGTTCCACAGCCATTAGAGGCCGAGGCGCTCGAAGATGGTGTCGACGTGTTTCGTGTGCCAGCTCGGGTCGAAGCACTCATCTATCTCCGCGTTCGACAAGTACGACTTGACGGTCTCCGATTGGAGCACGAGTTCCTTAAACGACGTGCCTTGCTCCCACGCCTGCATCGCCAACGGCTGCACCGTGTCATAGGCCAACTCGCGGGACAGGCCTTTATCGATGAGCGAGGTAAGCACGCGTTGCGAAAAGACCAACCCGTGCGTGCGATCCATATTGCGCCGCATGTTATCCGGGTACACGTGAAGGTCTTTCAAGATGCGATTCATGCGGTTCAACAGGTAATCGACGAGGATGGTCGCATCCGGCAGGATGACCCGCTCGACTGACGAGTGGCTGATGTCCCGTTCGTGCCACAAGACTACGTCCTCCAGGGCCGGAACGACGTACCCACGCAGGATGCGCGCGAGGCCGGAAATCTGTTCACAGGACACTGGATTGCGCTTGTGCGGCATCGCCGACGAGCCCTTTTGCCCTTTGTAGAACGGCTCCTCTAGCTCGCGAACCTCCGATTTCTGCAAGCTGCGGATCTCGGTTGCGATTTTATCCAGCGTCGTACCGATGAGCGAGAGCGTGAACATGAACTCTGCATGGCGATCCCGCTGCAGCGTCTGCGTACTGATGGGCGCCGGCTTGAGGCCGAGGCGCTCGCAGACAATCGCTTCGATGCGCGGGTCCACATTCGCGTAGGTCCCGACCGCGCCTGAGATCTTGCCGTAGCGGATGCGCTCACAAGCCGCGTCAAACCGCTCCAGGTCGCGCGTGAGCTCCGCGTACCACAGCGCCACCTTCAGCCCAAACGTCGTCGGTTCTGCGTGTACGCCGTGCGTACGCCCCATCATCACCGTATCCTTGTGCGCCCGGGCGAGCGACTTGAGCGTGCCAAGCAGCGTCTCGATGTCGCTTCTAATCAGGGCGATGGGCTCCAACATCTGCGCGCAAAGCGCGGTATCGACGACGTCCGTCGAGGTCAACCCGTAGTGAACCCACTTTTTCTCTTCACCAAGTGACTCGGAAACGGCGCGGGTGAAGGCGACGACGTCATGGCGCGTCTCCTGCTCGATTTCGAGCACCCGGTCGACGTCGAACTTGGCATTCTGACGAATTTTCTTGGCGTCCTCAGTCGGGATGACGCCCAGTTCAGCCCAGGCCTCCACCGCCAGAATTTCAACTTCGAGCCACCATTTCATACGGGCTTCGAGCGTCCATAAACGTGCCATCTCAGGTCGACTGTAGCGATCGATCAAGGTTGGTCCTCCTCTTCATTTCTTCCCTCATATCGTAACACGAACGAGCTCATACACGAACATTAAAATAAATACCATAAAAATTGTTCGGGTTTTCACCTGATTCGAGCGAAAAAGAATCGGCGCCCTGCGATATGGCACGCAAAACGCCGATTTTCCCCCACCCTTAACTGACGTAGAACACGTAACGCCAGATGGCCAAGATGACGATGATGTACATGAGCCAGTGAATCTTCACGTGTTCGCGGCGGAAGATCATTTGGATCAAGTTGATGATGACAAACGCAGCAAATCCGACAGCGATACCGTTGCTGATGCTGTAGGTGAGTGGCATCGCGATGATGGTCAAGAAAGCCGGCAACGCAATGCCGATGTTGTCCCATTCGATGTTGCGCACGGCACTCATCATCAGGACGCCGACGATGATCAGTGCAGGCGCGGTCGCCTGGTCTGGAATCACGAGTGCGAGCGGCGCGAGAATGAGTGCAATCCAGAAGAGGATACCTGTGGTCACAGCCGTCAAACCTGTGCGACCACCAGCGGCCACGCCGGAACCGCTCTCGACAAACGCGGTAATCGTACTCGTGCCAAGCAATGCACCGATGCTGACGCCGAATGCGTCCACGAGCATCGCTCGCCCTAAGCGCTTGTGTCCCTTGTCGCCTTCGAGCAGACCTGCCTTGCTCGCCGTGCCGACAAGCGTTCCGAAGGTGTCAAACATCTCGACGAAGGTGAACGTGAACAGGGCGCTCACGAGACCGTAGTGCCAAATGCCGGTGAGGCTCAGCGATCCCACTTCGAGATGGCTGAAGTTGGGCAACCAAGAACCGTGCAGACCAGACAAGGTGGTGACACCCATCGGGATGCCGATGATGGTGGTGACGATAATGCCGATGATCATCGCGCCAGGAATGCGCAGTGCCATCAATACGCCGATGAGCA
This window encodes:
- the purS gene encoding phosphoribosylformylglycinamidine synthase subunit PurS, which codes for MKTYEVEVRIWLKPSVFDPQGHAVEQALHTLGYSEASDLRIGKYMHLTVQGESEQQAKTRVEEMCERVLSNPVMETYAYTLKEVALS
- a CDS encoding phosphoribosylaminoimidazolesuccinocarboxamide synthase, which produces MTVDTLLYEGKAKKVYATDDQEVVKVSYKDDATAFNGVKRGQIAGKGAINNQMSNLLFAYLEANGLRTHLVEQLSERETLVKKVQIVPIEVVVRNIAAGTFSKRLGVAEGEDLPHPIVEFYLKNDDLGDPLITDDHALVLGLATSSELALLREQALTINRLLQAKFAACQLILVDFKLEFGKATDGSIVLADEISPDTCRLWDSETRKKLDKDRFRQDLGDVEDAYQEVFARLTAIS
- the purB gene encoding adenylosuccinate lyase, with the protein product MIDRYSRPEMARLWTLEARMKWWLEVEILAVEAWAELGVIPTEDAKKIRQNAKFDVDRVLEIEQETRHDVVAFTRAVSESLGEEKKWVHYGLTSTDVVDTALCAQMLEPIALIRSDIETLLGTLKSLARAHKDTVMMGRTHGVHAEPTTFGLKVALWYAELTRDLERFDAACERIRYGKISGAVGTYANVDPRIEAIVCERLGLKPAPISTQTLQRDRHAEFMFTLSLIGTTLDKIATEIRSLQKSEVRELEEPFYKGQKGSSAMPHKRNPVSCEQISGLARILRGYVVPALEDVVLWHERDISHSSVERVILPDATILVDYLLNRMNRILKDLHVYPDNMRRNMDRTHGLVFSQRVLTSLIDKGLSRELAYDTVQPLAMQAWEQGTSFKELVLQSETVKSYLSNAEIDECFDPSWHTKHVDTIFERLGL
- a CDS encoding NCS2 family permease, with product MQEHGVLGRLFRLRANNTTVGREIVAGVTTFMAMAYIIFLNPSILAGTGMDEKAVFFATCVGAGLVTLLMGLFVNYPIALAPGMGLNAYFAVIAAQNGHGPGHMPWQDALGAVFISGIVFIILTITRIRQLLVVAVPDSLKAAITVGIGLFITMIGFKDGDLISMSFTGSAPTTYQPGGIIDNFSWQPNLGSLHSADTDLTIIGVLLIGVLMALRIPGAMIIGIIVTTIIGIPMGVTTLSGLHGSWLPNFSHLEVGSLSLTGIWHYGLVSALFTFTFVEMFDTFGTLVGTASKAGLLEGDKGHKRLGRAMLVDAFGVSIGALLGTSTITAFVESGSGVAAGGRTGLTAVTTGILFWIALILAPLALVIPDQATAPALIIVGVLMMSAVRNIEWDNIGIALPAFLTIIAMPLTYSISNGIAVGFAAFVIINLIQMIFRREHVKIHWLMYIIVILAIWRYVFYVS